In Rissa tridactyla isolate bRisTri1 chromosome 2, bRisTri1.patW.cur.20221130, whole genome shotgun sequence, a single window of DNA contains:
- the NKTR gene encoding NK-tumor recognition protein isoform X1: MGVQDRPQCFFEIEINREPVGRIMFQLFSDICPKTCKNFLCLCSGEKGIGKTTGKKLCYKGTTFHRVVKNFMIQGGDFSEGNGKGGESIYGGYFKDENFILKHDRAFLLSMANRGKHTNGSQFFITTKPAPHLDGVHVVFGLVISGFEVIEQIENLKTDTASRPYADVRVIDCGVLVTKSAKDALEKKKKVCSDSEASDSSSSASSSSETSSDSEAENERSRRRKRKRRTKTKQSRKRRKEERKKEDPRCKRTSNQRRSLSDKSDITEKAADVSTKRDKPVVRPEEIPPVPENRFLLRRDVPVVSVEPEPKLLDATPVLTDQKPSVSKSGRKIKGRGTIRYHTPPRSRSCSESDDDESSETPPHWKEEMQRLRTYRPPSGEKWSKGDKLSDPCTSRWDERSASRRSRSWSHNGYSDLSTVRYSSHHKKHRKEKKKVKHKKKSKKQKHFKKHKQTKKKKTSASSDAESSHSFPRRTKSSCDHERKSRSSSLSSRHSSRRDWSKSDKEDQSSSTLSSRGTRSYYRSRSRSKSRSYSRRSSRSRSASKSSRSRSRSRSSSNARHQKTVSNSPRNISTRLNENKLNKTAEPVRAVILPSDKVVIPPVVPENLPVIPLSDSPPPSRWKPGQKPWKPSYERIQEMKAKTTHLIPAPTNYNLVVIKEANTSSSYRKRQRSSDSDRSGYSKYRSDRSSDSWPRSRSRSSRSRSYSRSYTRSRSPSSSRTKSRSSGRSPSLSKYRSDRSGYSESTSYYSLSDDDRHRNKRKSASSDQKARSLKLRQETSSESTLPYKCTKDYDESSQGLKESDSLSSSDFSTDSERSAKVKVVQEKEGRFQLEGDTQKQDKNSLSSERGEEKSKCERDSDHAKKKAAKEKSSEQPRGGAKAKRKSYSGSKWDSESNSERGEARHNRGDSRPSSGKEEGEATSGSDTELSVTKRIKKQSNSSEGFLDSDCTWKTSKQLSSSESESSCSSSTNVRGKSKKHKHGLKKTLKKSHSKKAKEKSKGKKEKKHKVQRRKEMFHWQPPLEFGEEDEEEINEKPVTKDDKEDKQLIRDIKEKKQVHEKDEIVKDKMGNGEKPCADEKLLGKNSVCDTSPDCSNLNKDGIETNASTGILNSGINVTACKNEVKQAEESNQNGLEDVIQTDDNMEICTPDRNSPGKLDVDILSPVILTAKPQALSASIHKDLQVETPEQEAVKLGNNIIDFINIKEENETGRQENNSVPMSSAKDCSLKSENTENTQSNMIDNKWKPLQGVGNLQPATVSTAAEVKNVASVPEPKPAGLRIEIKAKNKVRPGSLFDEVRKTARLNRRPRNQESSSEEESPSRDDNSPSRSLSRSRSKSESKSRHRTRSMSYSHSRSRSRSSTYSYRSRSYTRSRSRGWYSRDRSRSRSSSYHSYKSRSRTYSRSRSRSSSYGHHSRSSRSYTYDSYYSRSRSRSKRSDSYRRSRSYDRRSRSYGSDSESDRSYSNNRSPSESSRYS; the protein is encoded by the exons GTGAAAAAGGAATTGGCAAAACAACTGGAAAGAAGCTGTGCTACAAAGGCACTACGTTCCATCGTGTGGTTAAAAACTTCATGATTCAGGGTGGGGACTTCAGCGAAg GTAATGGAAAAGGAGGTGAATCTATTTATGGTGGCTATTTTAAAG aTGAAAACTTTATTCTCAAACATGACAGAGCGTTCCTTTTGTCAATGGCAAACCGAGGGAAACATACCAATGGTTCCCAATTTTTCAT AACAACGAAACCCGCTCCTCATCTCGATGG cGTACATGTTGTCTTTGGACTggttatttctggttttgaagtAATAGAGCAAATAGAAAATCTGAAAACTGATACTGCAAGTAGGCCCTATGCCGACGTACGAGTTATTGACTGTGGGGTGCTTGTTACAAAATCAGCAAAAGATG ctttggagaagaagaagaaagtatgTTCTGACTCAGAAGCTTCAGACTCCTCCTCCAGTGCATCAAGCTCTTCAGAAACTTCATCTGACAGCgaagctgaaaatgaaagaagcagAAGGAGGAAGCGTAAAAGAAGAACTAAAACCAAACAATCGAGAAAacgaagaaaggaagagagaaagaaggaggatcCAAGGTGCAAGCGAACCTCAAACCAAAGACG cagccttTCTGACAAGAGTGATATAACAGAAAAAGCAGCCGATGTTAGCACAAAGAGGGACAAACCGGTGGTACGTCCTGAAGAAATTCCCCCAGtgcctgaaaacagatttttgctaAGAAGAGATGTGCCTGTTGTCAGCGTAGAACCTGAACC GAAGCTTCTTGATGCTACGCCAGTTCTGACTGATCAGAAACCATCAGTCTCTAAATCTGGACGAAAAATTAAAGGACGGGGCACAATA CGGTATCACACCCCACCTCGGTCACGATCGTGTTCTGAATCCGATGATGATGAGAGCAGTGAGACCCCTCCTCACTGGAAAGAGGAAATGCAGAGATTACGAACATATAGACCACCTAGTGGAGAAAAGTGGAGTAAAGGAGATAA gTTGAGTGACCCATGTACAAGCAGATGGGATGAAAGAAGTGCATCCCGGAGATCAAGGTCTTGGTCCCATAACGGTTATTCTGATCTGAGTACTGTAAGATATTCTAGCCAtcacaaaaagcacagaaaagagaaaaagaaggtgaaacataaaaagaaatctaaaaagcagaagcatttcaAGAAGCACAAGCAAacgaagaaaaagaaaacatcagcctCATCGGATGCAGAATCCTCTCATTCCTTCCCCAGGAGGACGAAATCATCTTGTGATCATGAGAGGAAATCTCGTTCTTCTTCATTGTCTTCCAGACATTCATCCAGAAGAGACTGGTCGAAATCTGATAAGGAAGACCAGAGCTCATCGACGTTATCAAGCAGAGGGACTCGATCGTACTACAGGTCCAGATCTAGGTCTAAATCAAGATCTTATTCCCGAAGAAGTTCTAGATCAAGGTCAGCCTCTAAATCATCGCGTTCTCGAAGTAGGTCAAGGTCAAGTTCTAACGCTAGGCACCAAAAGACAGTTTCCAATTCTCCACGAAATATTTCAACACgattaaatgaaaacaagttgAACAAGACCGCTGAGCCTGTAAGAGCAGTTATACTCCCAAGTGACAAAGTTGTCATACCACCAGTTGTCCCAGAAAACCTCCCTGTTATACCCTTAAGTGATAGTCCACCGCCTTCAAGGTGGAAACCTGGACAGAAACCATGGAAGCCATCTTATGAGCGGATTCAGGAAATGAAAGCTAAAACAACCCATTTAATACCTGCACCAACTAATTACAATTTAGTAGTCATTAAAGAGGCTAACACTTCTTCCTCATATCGTAAGCGACAAAGGAGTTCAGATAGCGATCGAAGCGGTTATTCCAAATACCGTAGTGACAGAAGCTCAGATAGTTGGCCAAGATCAAGAAGCAGGTCCTCTCGAAGCAGGTCATACTCAAGATCTTACACGAGATCTAGAAGTCCATCTAGCTCTAGGACAAAGTCTCGTTCTTCTGGCAGATCACCATCATTGAGTAAATACCGCAGTGACAGGTCAGGTTATAGTGAGTCAACGTCTTACTATTCCCTTAGTGATGATGATagacacagaaacaaaagaaaatctgcatCAAGCGATCAAAAAGCTCGGTCTCTTAAACTGAGGCAAGAAACGAGCTCTGAAAGTACTCTCCCTTATAAGTGTACAAAAGACTACGATGAGTCTTCTCAAGGGTTGAAAGAGAGCGACAGTCTATCGTCTTCAGACTTCTCTACTGACAGTGAGCGTTCTGCCAAAGTGAAAGTAGTCCAAGAAAAAGAAGGCCGTTTTCAATTAGAAGGAGATACTCAGAAACAGGATAAAAATAGCTTAAGCTctgagagaggggaggagaaatCCAAGTGTGAGCGGGATTCTGATCACGCTAAAAAGAAAGCAGCTAAGGAGAAATCCTCTGAGCAACCTAGAGGTGGTGCAAAAGCTAAACGAAAATCCTATTCGGGTAGTAAATGGGACTCTGAATCAAATTCTGAAAGGGGAGAAGCAAGGCATAATAGGGGAGATTCCAGACCCTCCTCTGGTAAAGAAGAAGGAGAGGCCACGTCAGGATCTGATACAGAGCTTAGCGTTACCAAAAGGATAAAAAAGCAATCAAATTCTTCAGAAGGCTTTCTGGATTCTGATTGTACCTGGAAGACAAGCAAACAGTTGTCATCCTCTGAATCTGAGAGTTCTTGTTCTAGCTCAACAAACGTTAGAGGAAagtcaaaaaaacacaaacacggATTgaaaaaaactcttaaaaaatcacattccaaaaaagcaaaagaaaaatccaaagggaaaaaggagaagaaacacaaagttcagagaagaaaagaaatgtttcattgGCAGCCCCCCCTGGAGTTTGgtgaagaagatgaggaggagatAAATGAAAAGCCGGTTACCAAGGATGATAAAGAAGACAAGCAGCTTATCAGGGacataaaggagaaaaagcaagttCATGAGAAGGATGAAATAGTCAAAGATAAAATGGGAAATGGTGAAAAGCCTTGTGCGGATGAAAAGCTTTTAGGTAAAAACTCTGTATGTGATACCTCACCGGATTGCAGTAACCTTAATAAAGATGGCATTGAAACAAATGCTTCAACTGGTATTTTAAACTCAGGAATAAATGTGACCGCCTGTAAGAATGAGGTTAAACAAGCTGAAGAAAGTAACCAGAACGGATTGGAAGATGTTATTCAGACAGATGACAACATGGAGATTTGTACGCCAGATCGTAACTCACCAGGGAAGCTGGATGTGGACATTTTGTCTCCTGTCATTCTCACTGCTAAACCTCAGGCTTTAAGTGCTAGTATACACAAAGATTTACAGGTTGAGACCCCTGAACAAGAGGCTGTCAAACTAGGAAACAATATTAtagattttattaatattaaagaagaaaacgaaacaggaaggcaagaaaataaCTCTGTCCCCATGTCTAGCGCTAAAGACTGtagtttaaaaagtgaaaatactgaaaatacacaAAGCAATATGATAGATAATAAATGGAAGCCTTTGCAAGGTGTTGGTAACTTGCAGCCAGCAACAGTTAGTACTGCTGCAGAAGTTAAGAACGTAGCTTCAGTGCCAGAGCCTAAACCAGCTGGTTTAAGAAttgaaataaaagctaaaaataaagtaAGGCCTGGATCTCTGTTTGATGAAGTTAGAAAAACAGCACGGCTAAATCGAAGGCCAAGGAACCAAGAAAGTTCCAGTGAGGAAGAATCTCCAAGTAGAGATGACAATAGCCCGTCCAGGAGTCTCAGCAGGTCACGAAGTAAATCTGAATCTAAATCCAGACACAGAACAAGGTCCATGTCTTACAGTCACTCAAGAAGTCGATCTCGAAGTTCTACATATTCATACAG GTCAAGAAGCTATACAAGAAGCCGAAGCAGGGGATGGTATAGTAGAGATCGGTCAAGAAGTCGAAGTAGTTCTTACCACAGTTACAAGAGTCGTAG
- the NKTR gene encoding NK-tumor recognition protein isoform X7 produces MGVQDRPQCFFEIEINREPVGRIMFQLFSDICPKTCKNFLCLCSGEKGIGKTTGKKLCYKGTTFHRVVKNFMIQGGDFSEGNGKGGESIYGGYFKETVLHRALQRTTKPAPHLDGVHVVFGLVISGFEVIEQIENLKTDTASRPYADVRVIDCGVLVTKSAKDALEKKKKVCSDSEASDSSSSASSSSETSSDSEAENERSRRRKRKRRTKTKQSRKRRKEERKKEDPRCKRTSNQRRSLSDKSDITEKAADVSTKRDKPVVRPEEIPPVPENRFLLRRDVPVVSVEPEPKLLDATPVLTDQKPSVSKSGRKIKGRGTIRYHTPPRSRSCSESDDDESSETPPHWKEEMQRLRTYRPPSGEKWSKGDKLSDPCTSRWDERSASRRSRSWSHNGYSDLSTVRYSSHHKKHRKEKKKVKHKKKSKKQKHFKKHKQTKKKKTSASSDAESSHSFPRRTKSSCDHERKSRSSSLSSRHSSRRDWSKSDKEDQSSSTLSSRGTRSYYRSRSRSKSRSYSRRSSRSRSASKSSRSRSRSRSSSNARHQKTVSNSPRNISTRLNENKLNKTAEPVRAVILPSDKVVIPPVVPENLPVIPLSDSPPPSRWKPGQKPWKPSYERIQEMKAKTTHLIPAPTNYNLVVIKEANTSSSYRKRQRSSDSDRSGYSKYRSDRSSDSWPRSRSRSSRSRSYSRSYTRSRSPSSSRTKSRSSGRSPSLSKYRSDRSGYSESTSYYSLSDDDRHRNKRKSASSDQKARSLKLRQETSSESTLPYKCTKDYDESSQGLKESDSLSSSDFSTDSERSAKVKVVQEKEGRFQLEGDTQKQDKNSLSSERGEEKSKCERDSDHAKKKAAKEKSSEQPRGGAKAKRKSYSGSKWDSESNSERGEARHNRGDSRPSSGKEEGEATSGSDTELSVTKRIKKQSNSSEGFLDSDCTWKTSKQLSSSESESSCSSSTNVRGKSKKHKHGLKKTLKKSHSKKAKEKSKGKKEKKHKVQRRKEMFHWQPPLEFGEEDEEEINEKPVTKDDKEDKQLIRDIKEKKQVHEKDEIVKDKMGNGEKPCADEKLLGKNSVCDTSPDCSNLNKDGIETNASTGILNSGINVTACKNEVKQAEESNQNGLEDVIQTDDNMEICTPDRNSPGKLDVDILSPVILTAKPQALSASIHKDLQVETPEQEAVKLGNNIIDFINIKEENETGRQENNSVPMSSAKDCSLKSENTENTQSNMIDNKWKPLQGVGNLQPATVSTAAEVKNVASVPEPKPAGLRIEIKAKNKVRPGSLFDEVRKTARLNRRPRNQESSSEEESPSRDDNSPSRSLSRSRSKSESKSRHRTRSMSYSHSRSRSRSSTYSYRSRSYTRSRSRGWYSRDRSRSRSSSYHSYKSRSRTYSRSRSRSSSYGHHSRSSRSYTYDSYYSRSRSRSKRSDSYRRSRSYDRRSRSYGSDSESDRSYSNNRSPSESSRYS; encoded by the exons GTGAAAAAGGAATTGGCAAAACAACTGGAAAGAAGCTGTGCTACAAAGGCACTACGTTCCATCGTGTGGTTAAAAACTTCATGATTCAGGGTGGGGACTTCAGCGAAg GTAATGGAAAAGGAGGTGAATCTATTTATGGTGGCTATTTTAAAG AAACAGTGTTACATCGTGCGCTCCAAAG AACAACGAAACCCGCTCCTCATCTCGATGG cGTACATGTTGTCTTTGGACTggttatttctggttttgaagtAATAGAGCAAATAGAAAATCTGAAAACTGATACTGCAAGTAGGCCCTATGCCGACGTACGAGTTATTGACTGTGGGGTGCTTGTTACAAAATCAGCAAAAGATG ctttggagaagaagaagaaagtatgTTCTGACTCAGAAGCTTCAGACTCCTCCTCCAGTGCATCAAGCTCTTCAGAAACTTCATCTGACAGCgaagctgaaaatgaaagaagcagAAGGAGGAAGCGTAAAAGAAGAACTAAAACCAAACAATCGAGAAAacgaagaaaggaagagagaaagaaggaggatcCAAGGTGCAAGCGAACCTCAAACCAAAGACG cagccttTCTGACAAGAGTGATATAACAGAAAAAGCAGCCGATGTTAGCACAAAGAGGGACAAACCGGTGGTACGTCCTGAAGAAATTCCCCCAGtgcctgaaaacagatttttgctaAGAAGAGATGTGCCTGTTGTCAGCGTAGAACCTGAACC GAAGCTTCTTGATGCTACGCCAGTTCTGACTGATCAGAAACCATCAGTCTCTAAATCTGGACGAAAAATTAAAGGACGGGGCACAATA CGGTATCACACCCCACCTCGGTCACGATCGTGTTCTGAATCCGATGATGATGAGAGCAGTGAGACCCCTCCTCACTGGAAAGAGGAAATGCAGAGATTACGAACATATAGACCACCTAGTGGAGAAAAGTGGAGTAAAGGAGATAA gTTGAGTGACCCATGTACAAGCAGATGGGATGAAAGAAGTGCATCCCGGAGATCAAGGTCTTGGTCCCATAACGGTTATTCTGATCTGAGTACTGTAAGATATTCTAGCCAtcacaaaaagcacagaaaagagaaaaagaaggtgaaacataaaaagaaatctaaaaagcagaagcatttcaAGAAGCACAAGCAAacgaagaaaaagaaaacatcagcctCATCGGATGCAGAATCCTCTCATTCCTTCCCCAGGAGGACGAAATCATCTTGTGATCATGAGAGGAAATCTCGTTCTTCTTCATTGTCTTCCAGACATTCATCCAGAAGAGACTGGTCGAAATCTGATAAGGAAGACCAGAGCTCATCGACGTTATCAAGCAGAGGGACTCGATCGTACTACAGGTCCAGATCTAGGTCTAAATCAAGATCTTATTCCCGAAGAAGTTCTAGATCAAGGTCAGCCTCTAAATCATCGCGTTCTCGAAGTAGGTCAAGGTCAAGTTCTAACGCTAGGCACCAAAAGACAGTTTCCAATTCTCCACGAAATATTTCAACACgattaaatgaaaacaagttgAACAAGACCGCTGAGCCTGTAAGAGCAGTTATACTCCCAAGTGACAAAGTTGTCATACCACCAGTTGTCCCAGAAAACCTCCCTGTTATACCCTTAAGTGATAGTCCACCGCCTTCAAGGTGGAAACCTGGACAGAAACCATGGAAGCCATCTTATGAGCGGATTCAGGAAATGAAAGCTAAAACAACCCATTTAATACCTGCACCAACTAATTACAATTTAGTAGTCATTAAAGAGGCTAACACTTCTTCCTCATATCGTAAGCGACAAAGGAGTTCAGATAGCGATCGAAGCGGTTATTCCAAATACCGTAGTGACAGAAGCTCAGATAGTTGGCCAAGATCAAGAAGCAGGTCCTCTCGAAGCAGGTCATACTCAAGATCTTACACGAGATCTAGAAGTCCATCTAGCTCTAGGACAAAGTCTCGTTCTTCTGGCAGATCACCATCATTGAGTAAATACCGCAGTGACAGGTCAGGTTATAGTGAGTCAACGTCTTACTATTCCCTTAGTGATGATGATagacacagaaacaaaagaaaatctgcatCAAGCGATCAAAAAGCTCGGTCTCTTAAACTGAGGCAAGAAACGAGCTCTGAAAGTACTCTCCCTTATAAGTGTACAAAAGACTACGATGAGTCTTCTCAAGGGTTGAAAGAGAGCGACAGTCTATCGTCTTCAGACTTCTCTACTGACAGTGAGCGTTCTGCCAAAGTGAAAGTAGTCCAAGAAAAAGAAGGCCGTTTTCAATTAGAAGGAGATACTCAGAAACAGGATAAAAATAGCTTAAGCTctgagagaggggaggagaaatCCAAGTGTGAGCGGGATTCTGATCACGCTAAAAAGAAAGCAGCTAAGGAGAAATCCTCTGAGCAACCTAGAGGTGGTGCAAAAGCTAAACGAAAATCCTATTCGGGTAGTAAATGGGACTCTGAATCAAATTCTGAAAGGGGAGAAGCAAGGCATAATAGGGGAGATTCCAGACCCTCCTCTGGTAAAGAAGAAGGAGAGGCCACGTCAGGATCTGATACAGAGCTTAGCGTTACCAAAAGGATAAAAAAGCAATCAAATTCTTCAGAAGGCTTTCTGGATTCTGATTGTACCTGGAAGACAAGCAAACAGTTGTCATCCTCTGAATCTGAGAGTTCTTGTTCTAGCTCAACAAACGTTAGAGGAAagtcaaaaaaacacaaacacggATTgaaaaaaactcttaaaaaatcacattccaaaaaagcaaaagaaaaatccaaagggaaaaaggagaagaaacacaaagttcagagaagaaaagaaatgtttcattgGCAGCCCCCCCTGGAGTTTGgtgaagaagatgaggaggagatAAATGAAAAGCCGGTTACCAAGGATGATAAAGAAGACAAGCAGCTTATCAGGGacataaaggagaaaaagcaagttCATGAGAAGGATGAAATAGTCAAAGATAAAATGGGAAATGGTGAAAAGCCTTGTGCGGATGAAAAGCTTTTAGGTAAAAACTCTGTATGTGATACCTCACCGGATTGCAGTAACCTTAATAAAGATGGCATTGAAACAAATGCTTCAACTGGTATTTTAAACTCAGGAATAAATGTGACCGCCTGTAAGAATGAGGTTAAACAAGCTGAAGAAAGTAACCAGAACGGATTGGAAGATGTTATTCAGACAGATGACAACATGGAGATTTGTACGCCAGATCGTAACTCACCAGGGAAGCTGGATGTGGACATTTTGTCTCCTGTCATTCTCACTGCTAAACCTCAGGCTTTAAGTGCTAGTATACACAAAGATTTACAGGTTGAGACCCCTGAACAAGAGGCTGTCAAACTAGGAAACAATATTAtagattttattaatattaaagaagaaaacgaaacaggaaggcaagaaaataaCTCTGTCCCCATGTCTAGCGCTAAAGACTGtagtttaaaaagtgaaaatactgaaaatacacaAAGCAATATGATAGATAATAAATGGAAGCCTTTGCAAGGTGTTGGTAACTTGCAGCCAGCAACAGTTAGTACTGCTGCAGAAGTTAAGAACGTAGCTTCAGTGCCAGAGCCTAAACCAGCTGGTTTAAGAAttgaaataaaagctaaaaataaagtaAGGCCTGGATCTCTGTTTGATGAAGTTAGAAAAACAGCACGGCTAAATCGAAGGCCAAGGAACCAAGAAAGTTCCAGTGAGGAAGAATCTCCAAGTAGAGATGACAATAGCCCGTCCAGGAGTCTCAGCAGGTCACGAAGTAAATCTGAATCTAAATCCAGACACAGAACAAGGTCCATGTCTTACAGTCACTCAAGAAGTCGATCTCGAAGTTCTACATATTCATACAG GTCAAGAAGCTATACAAGAAGCCGAAGCAGGGGATGGTATAGTAGAGATCGGTCAAGAAGTCGAAGTAGTTCTTACCACAGTTACAAGAGTCGTAG